In Juglans microcarpa x Juglans regia isolate MS1-56 chromosome 1S, Jm3101_v1.0, whole genome shotgun sequence, the genomic stretch TAATATCCAACAATTCTAAAGTTTTTGGATTCATGGATGGTCTTTAATAATTGGCATCAGAGTAGAGACCATATCACGAGTTCAAGTCACGAAGGGAGCGACTTATAAGTTGGATTAAAATGCCTTGGTACTATGTACGGACATGGTGTcaagtcattgaatactgatagatgagTGAAGCTGCCAAAAAGGAAATAGCTACGACCGAGTCAGTGTCTATAGAGTGGACCGTCGTGGACGTCTGATTCGGAAGCATGGTGGAATGTTATGATCCTAAAGGTAAAGgcttaaccaaattaatatccaacaTTCTTAAAGCTTTTAGATTAATGGTTTAGTCTTTTAACAGTTCTGTTATGGTTTGTACAGGCTTCAGTACTGAACCTATTTTGCATCTCTCTGTTTTTGCCAATTTTTCTGTCTTATTTCCTTTTAATAGTAAGAAAAGCATTAGATTGGGAGAGCCAACTGCCAAAAAGAAACGCGCAGTGAGTAGAGTCAACCTCAAACAATTGGCATTCAGAAAGTACCgcaaatttacataattttgtCTCAATGCTTGTGAGAAAGGAAGGAGGAGAGCCGACAATAGCTCTGTGCCGAATAAGAAAGGGCTCAATGTTTGCTTTGGGCTTTCGTATCGATCCAATGATTTCAATTGGGGTGGCCTTTCATACGGGGGTGCAAGTATTTGACCCTAACTTCCAGTAGTCTTATATGACacatttaaaaagataaaaaataaagattcaCATCAGCTAGTGTGTAGTGTAAGACTGCTTTCGTAGGCTTTATGTGACGGtttcgtttggattgagagatgagatgaaatgagttgagatggtttgtgaatagtagtaggggtgaaaaccgacacCTTCGGTGCAGTTTTTGGGCAACCGACGAGAGGAAATATGGAAGAGCAACCGACCATAACCGGTAGATGGAGAGGAGAAAACTGGTCATATTGACTCTGGCGGTTCTCTGGCAGTTCACGGTTGGTTTCTAGGTTTGAGCTAACGGCGATGGTGGTCTGAGAGATTTGAGAGAGTtgcaaaggagagagagagaggatgagagagaCTGAAAATCGGTTGGGGAAGAAGAACAGAGGTTGAAGACGATATAATatcgaaacgacgccgtttgatttaaaataatcGACATcgttccactttttttttatatgttaagGCTAAAAAATACCAAAAGCTGTCATTTCagttgtgtttaaaacacaactacaAGCATAAACAAtgtcgttccacttaaacttaagtggaacaGCATCGTTTCATATATAAGACTGAAACATAATATACCATTTGCCGGTTTGGCGATATGATAGTGGTTCAAATCGGGATCGAATCGATCAACTTCGGTTTGAGCAAATAACCACCGCACCCTGGCTGGTTCCTGACATAGCCAGTCAGTTCGCATTGATGGTGGCCGATTTCGTCGGTTTCtatttagttttaaataatagtgagatttacaaattgaaatttatgaatagtagttaaatgaGAAGCAAATTGACAAAGacctaacatatattaattactGCAACCTGCCCAATTAAACAATTCCATCATTTCCGgtgtttgtatatatttatttctcgTGTGTTCCATGGCCCTCATAATGGCATTGGCATGTACATTAACATCTGTACCCAAATTAATAATGCGTATTAAAAAGAAGTTGCAGTACGCCAACCAAATCCAGTACACCACTAAAGACACCAAATCTTTGCATATTTAAGATGGTAACATTctgcaaataaataaacaaaaagggAGGGAGGTGTGGGCTCTCAGCTTTTGGATCCTTTAAAACGTTCGTTTCGGGGGTAATGTGATGTGAACGAAAACCTCAAAGCCCAGAGGTGTAGAGAAATCGAGAGAAAATAAAGGCAGGGGAGGAAGTGTCTGTGACAGAGCACTCAACGCTTGACTGCAGAGGAATGTCTAAatgaataattttcttattagtTACTATATTTATCGTAcacatttcatattttatgaaaaaataaaaataaataaaaagttttcaAGTATAGAATGTGagaatgaatagtgactgatatatagcaaaatccaaaataatatatatatttgtcaattttttgtgtctaaaatgttttttggaaaacaaaaaaaaaaaaaaaaatccagggGAGCGTCTGGTGCTGTTTTTTCTTACCTAAATGGTTTGTCTTTCTGCAAAATTGTCAACACACAAGTGTGGTTAGTGTCGGCTCCGCTTTTGTTGTGGTTTTCTTGTTGGATTGTGCTGACTTTTTCTGTGACTCATTTCATTGCAGCCCTTTGCTTTGTCCAAAatgtttctctttttaaaaaaaaaattgatataacttgatttaataaatttaaaaattaattttttataaaatatatttataaatcactttaatttaaaaaatttgtaaattaattttataaatataaaacccTCCCAACAATTTCTCCATACATACGTACATGTGTTGTGTTCTCAATCAGTTGGAGGAGTTAAAGaaattcaaaagtgggtttacATGTGATGTGGGCGTGTcactttttttgctttttttttcgATTGATCATTAGTTGAGGGATCAATGAGTTGTCAAAAGTCCAAGTTCTTTTGACTCGatatatgtttttcaaaaatcTAACACTGTATCCTACTTTATTCACTATTCTGTTTAACTTTATCTGTCTTTTCATCACAAGCATAGCCATTAAGGTGGGCAATTTGCCATGATCTTAAAGACAAACTACTTTTGttggtttttgaaaaataaaaatttactctACTAGCCTGTCCAaaggtatttttgtttttttaagaaaaaaaaattaaaatttacattttaaatgtcaaaattttctatatttttatcattcgtATCCTGAATTATTAAAACTGATAGTTGACaccttaaaatataaaattaagaaaattttgatacATTATATTGTTGATTAATATCTTACTGTTAAGATCGATctcgttttatttttataaattataacatttttatcgATCATTAAGGTTTGATTTTAAAGGAATGTATAAATTACCAAATTTGGATATTTTGAGGTGTCAATAATTCATGGCGTACACaatgtaacatcccgtattttagtgtatttttactgaaggaattatttttatgtaattaaaataatttctcttattttaaattggttggatttttagtgagtttatttctacgatttttatttggtgaaaattatttttatgtgctttcttaatatttatttattgttatgcatttaaattgcttttaatatttaaattaattaccgtgggatttaattatttcaatttgactttaccattacgtttaaattattttatttaacttgaggttttgaaatcgtttccgttggatcatttttgtgacccaagttatgaggattggacctcatttcttttccctctatttttcttttccttttctttttcttttcttcttttcttttctttcttttctttttcttcttccttattttttttcttcccgtGCGCacgtttctctctccttttctctctccccgcgtccgtttctcccccaccagctgcgccgccgtccgtcggcggtggtcgacaccgcccagcccattagactccccagccgccggcgacctcaccccaccaatatcaccgccgttcgtgccgccgttagcctccacgaagcccacgaaacccacgaagccgcggcacactttccgccattgcgccgccgtcgcaccgccattggccaccatcttcctaccacttcatccccggcctcttggcaacccattggacccaaccccagctccgatccgtcaccgatgaagccccaccaagtccatctccgatttgcacatttttggcctaaaaccaccccttgcgccgccacccacggcaaaccaccaccaccactagcttcaccgacctcccgaggccctaccctatcaatcttgggtcttcgtttgtcctcgttgaaaagttggtatttgtgacccacggccacagtgtattttacactgtggtgttgctcaaacgtcgcctttttcaacttcgtgatcctcggaaaattattatattgcactgtaagtatttctccaaagaactttcgtaatttaaatgtatttttgcactaacccatttcactgtatttttggcatgccggactgagtccgaggagttcgggggtcggatggatttgtgattggagttgtttggttggatttgattggattggtaattgttggtttggacattgtgttggtacatgtacatttcattatttcatgcatgatcatgtttgtaaaagaaaactgggttttcgtgtattgcattcatgttcatgtgatttgaaaagctatgattttatgtgataatatttttggtgcgtgtgtatcacgaccccaagccgagatggggtattaactcggtagggctcctctggttactcgggagcggaatatactgagtaacgtcccctggattgtcgccgggcgacaatgggatcggacgagatggtctcgtgccgactccgtggtccttctgctggcggggactagaggatgtctggccacgtacgcgctgggcgcggaactggacatcgctcgttgcgtagtgtgggtgcttggccatgtacgcgctgagcgcggaactgagcaccgctgcgaagccaggacgtgcggatggtccataggggagaccatggtgcatatggaaataatgcatggtgcatttggaattaatgcactattttctgggaaaatagtgcgagttgatttttgggtaaatcattttctgggaaaatgttttacggataatttggaccaaaatgggattttggtgtgtgttgaaaatttatcattttcggggaaaatgatgttttgtggaaaaatgcatgttttcatgtgcatgcatgttagttgcatttaatgcattttatattacgttgttgtttgggttatacttacctgcgagaccattttgtggtatcacagattttgatgctgatgaggaggaggagggcgagcctgaggagacggctccgcctgaggagtgatctgggatcactcgtttgtatatctaaaactattgtaaattattttatggatgactgtataactgctatttaaatctttactgatgtttgattgtaaataaattctggtacttagttgactatccgctgcgttattttatttgaacactgttgcatgtacacacactggcacttcgttggaatgtgtgaccgtgttgtcaccatcctggcgtctcgatccctccgtatttatataaggaggattgggggcgccacacacaATGCAAAAATCATAATGTCATAAGTGCAAATTAGGgtaatttttctccttttagtTCTCAACAAAACAACATCATGAACCAATGTGCTACTTTAGGGTCTCCataacaatgttttgaatatcgtaccggACACCGTATCGATCAAGatactgaaacgaaatatttctaTACCGGTATCGTTTcaggatagcgtttcgggatagtcgatctataaataaattatatatataaatatatataaaaattatattctaaaataataatctatatataaataaattatatacaaatacatatatatataaattataaatagtctagtctgaattgagggttaaaaaataagcttgtagtttgaaaaaacaaaaaaaaaaaaaacacaggccgaaatatcggccggtaccggccgaaatttaagccagtacaggccgaaatttaggccgatatgaccggtaccggccagTATTTTAGCCGGTACGAAACAgttatagtacctgtaccggcagGACGgccgaaatgaaaaattttagcCGTACCGGtcagtacggtacgaaatttaaaactttagtCTATAATGGTAAAAAGagcatttttatattattacgAAAGATCCATCATAATCGACCACCATGTTGATATACATACATGTAAAGAACATATATGATAAGAGAAATCATGACCCCTATTATTTGTCCCGCATTTTTTTGGAATCGGGGTAGAAGATATTCATGATCACACGATATTCAATGCTATATGTTGTTATTAtcaatggaaaatgatttatataaatttattataaaatagatttaacgtaaAATCCGTCGGTTTGAGATTTACTTTTACGTAATCAATAACGCTTCTCTTTAAAACGCTCAGCAAAATCCACCTTTGTTTATTTACTTCtacttctttctctctccatgCTTTTCTCTCTCCATGCTACTGCTTCTGCATCAATGTCTCTTTTCTGCACAATTATTGTTCTTTCATTAACTGAAAGTGGGCTTTCTCACTTGTTGAGCTCTTCAATTGATCACCCATTTCTACTACATCTTCCCGAACGTACAACTTCTTCATTTACGTCAACTTTATTACCATGTTTCTCTTCTCTAAATAATTATTTGCCTCTTCGcctcttcttttttaatatatctaacatccaagccaacaaatttccttgcacttcttctctctctttgtcaTGGATCTTGTAATTAGCAAACGCTACCTGGTCCGTAGCTCCCAAGCTCTTTCTCCAATTACAAGTGCTACTCCCGGAAGCTCAATCTTTCGGTCCCCCATGCATTCTTCCGACGCCAGTTTCCCCATTATTGCTATTGCCGTTATAGGAATCATGGCCACGGCTTTCTTGCTTGTTAGCTACTACATATTTGTTATCAAATGCTGCCTCAGTTGGCATCGTATCGACATTCTAAGACGTTTTTCGCTGTCGAGACGCCGCGAGCAGCCTTCGACGGTCTACTCTCCGGGGATGGACACTCGAGGACTTGACGAGTCTGTGATCCGATCAATCCCAATCCTGCAGTtcaagaaagaaagcaaaagcAGGGGCTTTAGAGAGAGAAGCTTTTGTGAGTGTGCAGTTTGCTTGAATGAGTTTCAAGAGGATGAGAAGCTTAGAATAATACCCAACTGTAGCCATTTGTTTCATATCGATTGCATCGACGTCTGGCTTCAAAGCAATGCCAATTGCCCACTTTGCAGAACAAGTATTTCGGTCATGTCTCGGTTCCAAACCGATCTAGCTCTTGCTCCAAGCTCCACCCCTGAAGACCCAACTCCCTGTACAGATAATCCCTTTGGTGATGATGAAGACTTCCTGGTAATTGAATTGGGTAACGATTATTCTCCTCATCGAACATTGCTTGAAACGAAACAAAGACTGAACTCAAGTGAATTATCGACGAGTTGCATTAGTCCTACGCCGAGGAAGTTAGAGTACTGGAGAATTATGCAGAAGAAGGAACGGAAGTTTAATAAGGTTACAAGCATGGGGGATGAATGCATTGATACTAGAAGCAAAGATGAACAGTTTGCAATTCAACCCATCAGGAGGTCTTTCTCAATGGATTCGTCCAGTGATCGGCAGCTCTATTTAGCAATTCAAGAGGCTTTGCCACAAAACATGCAAGTCAGTGAGGTCAGTCCCATTGAAGGCTCCAGTAGCAGAATACGAAGAtccattttctcttttgggCATGGCAGTAGATCCAGAAGTTCCATTCTTCCCGTTTATTCAGAACCATAGaacttccttttgttttttttcctttctttcttggGGGAGACGTAGGAAATTGTTAAATAGGAACATtcagttgaaatttgaaagaatacCCTTGCTTAATTAATCACGTTCCCGAAGGCCTGCCTGGGGCTAGGGCGTGCTCTAATGTGTTCCAAATAGCTTACAGATGGATTATGAGCATAATTGCTGAAATCACCATTCTTTTTTTGTgttcttcaatttattttcacACCTGGATACAATTTAGTCAGGTGTTTAGAGAAATTAACAAAGTGGCAGCACAAGAATAACGATGTTAGAGCCTTAGGCGGGTGGAAAATTGAATGGGAGAGACCTGCGAATGCCATTGAGTAACTAGCCAAAAGCATCCAAGGTTAGAAAAAGAAGTGCAGAGAGCAAGAGGTCCCCTCCCATTGATTGGGAAGAAGGCATACGAGGAGTCCTTTTCCATTGAAATAATCATACATCTACCAACTTCCTGTGCCAATAATGTTGTTGGTTGAGGGAGGAACAGTTTCGTCATAAATGGTTGGTAATGGTTCTTATTCCATAATCCATGacaacatataataataataataataatctatttgtCTCGAATAATGTTATAACAAATAGGAGAGAGTTCTGTTTTAGAAGAGATCATGCAAAGATCTTTTTAGGCCATGATTTACTTTTTCTAATCCTTTTATTTGGTCAAGTTTCATCTGCTCGATCCCCGAGGTTGAATTTTAGTCCATGAATTGAATGTAAAGTCTATTTATAGTGCATGAAGGTGGACAAGTTTCGTCACCCCCCTAGGCAAATGAAGCCTAGGATGGACCAAGATGCAGACATGTACACCCACCAAATACATGTCGCATGAGCAAAGATATCCAACGACATGTTATATTTAGATTAAACCTCTACCTATCAAGCACCATAgactacaaaaatataatcttttatcCAGATTTAATAGTAAGATTTGACGATTAAGATTAtgttatcttatcttatattcTTATTGTCTCAACTGTCTAACTTGGACagttatttattaaagaaaaatattttaatcataaaaagatctacaaaattaaacttacaaattgacatgatttgatattACGTTAGatcatgaaattatttttattgtaaaataaatgtaatgtatcatatgaaaccTTTTCAGTTTGTAGGTtaacctttatatatatatatatatatatatatatatatatatatatttgtacatCACTTCTCTTTATCAAATTGAGGGTAGTTGACCGTATAATATATTAACTTTAGATGtgggaaaaatattatatcatgtttAGCTAACTTTGTACTTATTGATTTTAATCATTACGTTTACCAAAATATTGATTAACAAAATCATTTGCCCTTTTGAATTGTTAGGCCAACCCAAACTATGGAGAGCAGTCGAAGAGGTCAACCAACCTATGAGGCAGCCCATCCGGGATGAAATAGCCACGGCCCACGAGGCCTAACCCATTTGGCCCAAAGAAACTGAAGTTTTCAAGAAAGCGAGCATTGGGAGcaattctaaatttctaatctaGCATGGGGATTGCTCTTCCATGAACTCCGATAACTTATTTCAGTATATTTCTGAAGTACTCCAACGGAAgattgattgatttatttatttatggaagaGAACAAGGCCccaattttactaataaaatctcttatgaCATAGA encodes the following:
- the LOC121244583 gene encoding RING-H2 finger protein ATL16-like — protein: MDLVISKRYLVRSSQALSPITSATPGSSIFRSPMHSSDASFPIIAIAVIGIMATAFLLVSYYIFVIKCCLSWHRIDILRRFSLSRRREQPSTVYSPGMDTRGLDESVIRSIPILQFKKESKSRGFRERSFCECAVCLNEFQEDEKLRIIPNCSHLFHIDCIDVWLQSNANCPLCRTSISVMSRFQTDLALAPSSTPEDPTPCTDNPFGDDEDFLVIELGNDYSPHRTLLETKQRLNSSELSTSCISPTPRKLEYWRIMQKKERKFNKVTSMGDECIDTRSKDEQFAIQPIRRSFSMDSSSDRQLYLAIQEALPQNMQVSEVSPIEGSSSRIRRSIFSFGHGSRSRSSILPVYSEP